Proteins from a genomic interval of Streptomyces sp. NBC_00820:
- a CDS encoding Zn-dependent alcohol dehydrogenase → MAVRAAVLPAVGAPLEVTRIELPDPGPGQVRVRLAAAGVCHSDLSLSNGTMRVPVPAVLGHEGAGTVVAVGEGVTHVAPGAHVVLNWAPSCGTCHACTLGEVWLCANALNGAADVYARTTDGTDLHPGLNVAAFAEETVVSASCVLPLPDGIPLTDAALLGCAVLTGYGAVHHSARVQPGETVAVFGVGGVGLAALQSARIAGASRVIAVDVSPEKEELARRAGATDYVLASEQTAREIRGLTGKQGVDVAVECVGRAVTIRAAWDSTRRGGRTTVVGIGGKDQEVTFNALEIFHWGRTLSGCVYGNTDPARDVPVLAEHVRQGRLDLSGLVTERIGLEDIPAAFDNMLAGKGGRALVIF, encoded by the coding sequence ATGGCCGTACGAGCCGCCGTCCTGCCCGCCGTCGGCGCACCCCTGGAGGTCACCCGCATCGAGCTGCCCGACCCCGGCCCAGGACAGGTCCGGGTGCGCCTCGCCGCCGCCGGGGTGTGCCACTCCGACCTGTCCCTGTCCAACGGCACCATGCGGGTGCCGGTCCCCGCGGTCCTCGGCCACGAGGGCGCCGGCACGGTCGTCGCCGTGGGAGAGGGCGTCACCCACGTGGCACCCGGCGCCCACGTCGTCCTCAACTGGGCGCCCTCCTGCGGAACATGCCACGCCTGCACGCTCGGCGAGGTCTGGCTCTGCGCCAACGCCCTCAACGGCGCCGCCGACGTCTACGCCCGCACCACCGACGGCACCGACCTCCACCCCGGCCTGAACGTAGCCGCGTTCGCCGAGGAGACGGTGGTATCCGCGTCTTGCGTCCTGCCCCTGCCCGACGGCATCCCGCTCACCGACGCGGCCCTCCTCGGCTGCGCCGTCCTCACCGGCTACGGCGCGGTCCACCACTCGGCACGGGTCCAGCCCGGCGAGACGGTCGCGGTGTTCGGTGTCGGGGGAGTGGGCCTGGCCGCTCTGCAGTCGGCCCGCATCGCGGGCGCCTCCCGTGTCATCGCCGTCGACGTCTCCCCCGAGAAGGAGGAACTGGCCCGCCGCGCCGGGGCCACCGACTACGTCCTCGCCTCCGAGCAGACCGCCCGTGAGATCCGCGGACTCACCGGCAAGCAGGGCGTCGACGTGGCCGTGGAGTGCGTGGGCCGGGCCGTCACCATCCGCGCCGCCTGGGACTCCACCCGCCGGGGCGGCCGTACCACCGTCGTCGGCATCGGCGGCAAGGACCAGGAGGTCACCTTCAACGCCCTGGAGATCTTCCACTGGGGCCGCACCCTGTCCGGCTGCGTCTACGGCAACACCGACCCCGCCCGCGACGTGCCGGTGCTCGCGGAGCACGTACGGCAGGGCCGGCTGGACCTCTCCGGCCTCGTCACCGAACGGATCGGCCTGGAGGACATCCCGGCCGCCTTCGACAACATGCTCGCCGGCAAGGGCGGCCGAGCCCTGGTGATCTTCTAG
- a CDS encoding aldehyde dehydrogenase family protein produces MKAHDGLYIDGAWRPAESQDVIEVVNPADEQVIGRVPAGGAADVDAAVRAARAALPGWAATPPAERAARLAALRDALVARQDEIAETVTAELGSPFAFSQAVHAAVPIAVAGSYAELAATHSFEEKVGNSTVLQEPVGVVGAITPWNYPLHQIVAKVAPALAAGCTIVLKPAEDTPLTAQLFAEAVHEAGVPAGVFNLVTGLGPVAGQALAEHPGVDLVSFTGSTAVGRRIGAVAGAAVKRVALELGGKSANVILPSADLAKAVNVGVANVMSNSGQTCSAWTRMLVHRDQYDEAVRLAATAAAKYGDRIGPLVNAKQQARVRGYIEKGVAEGARLVAGGPESPREEGYFVSPTVFADVTPEMAIAQEEIFGPVLSVLRYEDEDDALRIANGTVYGLAGAVWAADETEAVAFARRMDTGQVDINGGRFNPRAPFGGYKQSGVGRELGAHGLAEYLQTKSLQF; encoded by the coding sequence ATGAAGGCACACGACGGCCTCTACATCGACGGCGCTTGGCGCCCTGCCGAGAGCCAGGACGTGATCGAGGTCGTGAACCCGGCCGACGAGCAGGTCATCGGCCGGGTCCCGGCGGGCGGCGCCGCGGACGTCGACGCCGCCGTGCGCGCCGCGCGCGCCGCCCTGCCCGGGTGGGCGGCCACACCTCCCGCCGAGCGGGCCGCGCGCCTGGCCGCCCTGCGGGACGCCCTCGTGGCCCGCCAGGACGAGATCGCCGAGACGGTCACCGCCGAACTCGGTTCCCCGTTCGCGTTCTCCCAGGCCGTGCACGCCGCCGTGCCGATCGCCGTCGCCGGCTCCTACGCCGAGCTGGCCGCCACCCACTCCTTCGAGGAGAAGGTCGGCAACTCCACCGTCCTCCAGGAACCCGTCGGCGTCGTCGGCGCGATCACCCCCTGGAACTACCCGCTCCACCAGATCGTCGCGAAGGTCGCCCCGGCCCTCGCCGCCGGCTGCACGATCGTCCTCAAGCCCGCCGAGGACACCCCGCTCACCGCCCAGCTCTTCGCCGAGGCGGTCCACGAGGCGGGCGTGCCGGCCGGTGTGTTCAACCTGGTCACCGGTCTCGGGCCGGTCGCCGGGCAGGCTCTCGCCGAGCATCCGGGCGTCGACCTGGTCTCCTTCACCGGCTCCACCGCGGTCGGCCGGCGGATCGGTGCCGTCGCCGGGGCGGCGGTGAAGCGGGTCGCCCTCGAACTCGGCGGCAAGTCCGCCAACGTCATCCTGCCGAGCGCCGACCTCGCCAAGGCGGTCAACGTCGGCGTGGCCAACGTGATGTCCAACTCCGGCCAGACGTGCAGCGCCTGGACCCGCATGCTGGTCCATCGCGACCAGTACGACGAGGCCGTACGGCTCGCGGCCACCGCCGCCGCCAAGTACGGCGACCGCATCGGACCGCTGGTCAACGCCAAGCAGCAGGCCAGGGTGCGCGGTTACATCGAGAAGGGTGTCGCCGAGGGCGCCCGCCTGGTCGCCGGCGGCCCCGAATCTCCCCGCGAGGAGGGCTACTTCGTGAGCCCGACCGTCTTCGCCGACGTCACCCCGGAGATGGCCATCGCCCAGGAGGAGATCTTCGGCCCGGTCCTTTCCGTCCTCCGCTACGAGGACGAGGACGACGCCCTGCGCATCGCCAACGGCACGGTGTACGGCCTCGCCGGTGCCGTCTGGGCCGCCGACGAGACCGAGGCGGTCGCCTTCGCCCGGCGCATGGACACCGGGCAGGTCGACATCAACGGCGGCCGCTTCAACCCCCGCGCCCCGTTCGGGGGTTACAAGCAGTCCGGGGTCGGCCGGGAACTCGGCGCGCACGGCCTCGCCGAGTACCTCCAGACCAAGTCCCTCCAGTTCTGA
- a CDS encoding ArsR/SmtB family transcription factor produces the protein MTAEDSRTTGNSGITGNSRGSRGSRGPRDPRAAGVASFAALLADETRAACLLALLDGRAWTAGELARHARVAPSTLSEHLGKLVAGGMLTEERQGRHRYVRLADARVAQLVEDLVAQVPGDAVVRPRTLRESSAGSAMARGRTCYDHLAGRLGIALTEALTARGLLRQDTGFALTDAGVEWFGSQGIALDRGGRRPLARACVDWTERRPHLAGVAGAALCRHALDTGWCVRIGSERAVRVTPSGERELRELLGIEAEVLG, from the coding sequence ATGACCGCCGAGGACTCCAGGACCACCGGGAACTCCGGTATCACCGGGAACTCCAGGGGCTCACGGGGCTCCCGCGGCCCCAGGGACCCCCGGGCCGCCGGTGTCGCGTCCTTCGCCGCACTGCTCGCCGACGAGACCCGGGCCGCGTGCCTGCTCGCGCTGCTGGACGGGCGCGCCTGGACCGCCGGCGAGCTGGCCCGGCACGCCCGGGTGGCCCCGTCCACGCTGAGCGAGCACCTGGGCAAGCTGGTCGCGGGCGGGATGCTCACGGAGGAACGGCAGGGGCGGCACCGGTACGTCCGGCTGGCCGACGCCCGCGTGGCACAGCTGGTCGAGGACCTGGTCGCACAGGTGCCGGGCGACGCGGTGGTACGACCGCGCACCCTGCGGGAGTCGAGTGCCGGCTCCGCGATGGCGCGCGGCCGCACCTGCTACGACCATCTCGCCGGGCGGCTCGGCATCGCGCTCACCGAAGCACTGACCGCGCGGGGGCTGCTGCGGCAGGACACCGGGTTCGCGCTCACGGACGCGGGGGTGGAGTGGTTCGGCAGCCAGGGGATCGCCCTCGACCGCGGGGGGCGCCGCCCGCTGGCCCGCGCCTGCGTCGACTGGACCGAGCGCAGACCGCACCTGGCGGGCGTGGCGGGGGCCGCGCTGTGCCGGCACGCCCTGGACACGGGGTGGTGCGTGCGCATCGGGTCCGAGCGTGCGGTCCGGGTGACCCCGTCGGGGGAGCGGGAGCTGCGGGAGCTGTTGGGCATCGAAGCGGAGGTGCTGGGGTGA
- a CDS encoding TetR/AcrR family transcriptional regulator gives MARPRKPLLSTDRIVQTAQELVDAEGLAAVSTRRLAAELGVSGPSLYNHFRTKDEILEAVADSVSGLVDLAMFEDGRDWRTALHDWAVSYRAALRAHPNIVPVLARGPGRRPAALRLADAVYGAMVDAGWPPAQATSIGALMRYFIMGSALGSFAGGFVDDASAYDPADYPHLGQAHLLAERQEEVDDRAFEAGLSALLDGLAGQFERVRQTERR, from the coding sequence ATGGCCCGACCGCGCAAGCCCCTCCTCAGCACCGACCGGATCGTCCAGACGGCCCAGGAACTCGTGGACGCGGAGGGCCTGGCGGCCGTCTCGACCCGCCGGCTCGCCGCCGAGCTGGGGGTGAGCGGGCCCTCGCTCTACAACCACTTCCGCACCAAGGACGAGATCCTGGAGGCGGTCGCGGACTCGGTGAGCGGCCTGGTCGACCTGGCGATGTTCGAGGACGGCCGGGACTGGCGGACCGCGCTGCACGACTGGGCGGTCTCCTACCGGGCCGCCCTGCGCGCCCACCCGAACATCGTCCCGGTCCTCGCCCGCGGCCCCGGCCGGCGCCCGGCGGCCCTGCGGCTGGCCGACGCCGTGTACGGCGCGATGGTCGACGCCGGCTGGCCGCCGGCCCAGGCGACCAGCATCGGCGCGCTGATGCGTTACTTCATCATGGGTTCCGCGCTCGGCTCCTTCGCCGGGGGCTTCGTCGACGACGCGAGCGCCTACGACCCGGCCGACTATCCCCACCTCGGCCAGGCGCACCTGCTCGCCGAGCGGCAGGAGGAGGTCGACGACCGGGCCTTCGAGGCGGGGCTCTCGGCACTGCTGGACGGGCTGGCCGGCCAGTTCGAACGGGTACGGCAGACCGAGCGGCGATAG
- a CDS encoding DMT family transporter → MNSTSRQRLLPVAAAVVTVVLWASAFVAIRRAGDAYAPGALALGRLLAGTVALGLICAVRREGWPPRSAWRGILLSGVLWFGFYMVALNWGEREVDAGTAALVVNIGPLLIALLGARLLGDPMPPRLLAGMAVSFAGAVTVGVSMSAGGDGASLLGVVLCLLAAAAYACGVVAQKPALGRASALQVTTFGCAVGTVICLPFAGHLVSQAAHAPLAATLDMVYLGVFPTALAFTTWAYALARTTASRMGATTYAVPALVVLMSWLVLGEVPGPLTLGGGALCLAGVAVSRTRPQGQDRSRWGSRAQGRERPAGTAATEVTPQPRPEEAPEAGSAR, encoded by the coding sequence ATGAACTCCACCTCACGTCAGCGGCTGCTCCCCGTCGCCGCGGCTGTCGTCACGGTCGTGCTGTGGGCCTCGGCGTTCGTGGCGATCCGCCGCGCGGGAGACGCCTACGCGCCGGGAGCGCTGGCCCTCGGGCGGCTGCTCGCCGGAACGGTCGCGCTGGGGCTGATATGCGCCGTACGACGGGAGGGGTGGCCGCCCCGGTCGGCGTGGCGGGGGATCCTGCTGTCGGGCGTGCTGTGGTTCGGGTTCTACATGGTGGCCCTGAACTGGGGCGAGCGGGAGGTGGACGCGGGGACCGCGGCTCTCGTGGTGAACATCGGCCCGCTGCTGATCGCACTGCTCGGTGCGCGGCTGCTCGGTGATCCGATGCCGCCCCGGCTGCTCGCGGGAATGGCCGTGTCGTTCGCGGGCGCGGTGACCGTGGGGGTGTCGATGTCGGCCGGGGGCGACGGGGCCTCCCTGCTCGGGGTGGTGCTGTGCCTGCTCGCGGCGGCGGCTTACGCCTGCGGGGTCGTGGCGCAGAAGCCAGCGCTCGGGCGGGCGAGCGCTCTGCAGGTGACGACCTTCGGGTGTGCCGTGGGTACCGTGATCTGCCTGCCGTTCGCCGGGCATTTGGTGAGCCAGGCGGCGCACGCACCCCTGGCGGCGACCCTCGACATGGTGTACCTGGGTGTCTTTCCGACCGCGCTCGCCTTCACCACCTGGGCCTACGCCCTGGCGCGCACCACCGCGAGCCGGATGGGGGCGACGACGTACGCCGTGCCGGCGCTGGTCGTGCTGATGTCGTGGCTGGTGCTGGGCGAGGTGCCGGGGCCGCTCACGCTGGGCGGCGGTGCGCTGTGTCTGGCGGGCGTGGCCGTGTCGCGGACCCGGCCCCAGGGCCAGGACCGGTCGCGGTGGGGATCGCGGGCACAGGGACGGGAACGGCCGGCGGGGACCGCGGCCACGGAGGTCACTCCGCAGCCGCGGCCCGAGGAGGCGCCGGAAGCGGGGTCAGCGCGGTGA
- a CDS encoding TetR/AcrR family transcriptional regulator — protein MSTAEETTGDEAGPWAEVTPDAARRLLVAAVEAFAERGYHATTTRDIAGRAGMSPAALYIHYKTKEELLHRISRIGHDRALDILRTAAAREGTAAERLADAVSSFVRWHAGGRTTARVVQYELDALGPDARTEILALRRKVDAEVRGIIEDGVASGEFDVLDVQGTTLAVMSLCIDVARWFNVEGPRTPEQVGALYADLVLRMVGAG, from the coding sequence ATGAGTACGGCGGAGGAGACGACCGGCGACGAAGCCGGGCCATGGGCAGAGGTCACCCCTGACGCGGCCCGGCGCCTGCTCGTCGCAGCCGTGGAGGCCTTCGCCGAGCGTGGCTACCACGCGACGACGACACGTGACATCGCGGGCCGCGCCGGCATGAGCCCGGCCGCGCTCTACATCCACTACAAGACCAAGGAAGAGCTGCTCCACCGGATCAGCCGCATCGGTCACGACAGGGCCCTGGACATCCTGCGCACGGCCGCCGCGCGCGAGGGCACCGCCGCCGAGCGCCTCGCCGACGCCGTCAGCTCCTTCGTCCGCTGGCACGCCGGGGGGCGCACCACCGCGCGGGTCGTACAGTACGAACTCGACGCGCTCGGCCCCGACGCCCGCACCGAGATCCTCGCGCTGCGCCGGAAGGTCGACGCCGAGGTCCGCGGGATCATCGAGGACGGTGTCGCCTCCGGCGAGTTCGACGTCCTGGACGTACAGGGCACCACGCTCGCCGTCATGTCGCTCTGCATCGACGTGGCCCGCTGGTTCAACGTGGAGGGCCCCCGCACGCCCGAGCAGGTCGGCGCGCTCTACGCCGACCTCGTGCTGCGGATGGTGGGCGCCGGGTAG
- a CDS encoding MFS transporter: MDTAPSAQPLTTTAPAARNRRRVATAAALASAVEWYDYFVFGIAAALVLGGLYFPSGSSTAGVLASFATFAVGFLARPIGGIIAGHLGDRHGRKPMLVLALTFMGLATTGIGLLPTYDTIGVAAPILLVTLRVVQGIAVGAQWGGAMLLATEYAPEGKRGVYGSLVQLGVPIGVVTANTVFLLAGAFTTDSAFASWGWRIPFVVGLFVLALARYIHTRVEETPEFCAAEKALAEKEKSGHTSPLRSIVRDHLGTVFLAGGSFAVNTATFYILITGVLDYTTRDLGMKRDAVLTVSLCVSLTQLILIPASAALSDRIGRIRIYAFGAAGIGLWAVPMFLLIDTGSLLWLAVGTFVASCFLSIMYGPQAALFAELFTPEMRYTGASLGYQIAAVFGGGLAPFVMVLLLESTGTSMAVSGYIAGLAVIALVSIKILADRARSPR; the protein is encoded by the coding sequence ATGGACACGGCACCTTCCGCCCAGCCGCTCACGACCACCGCTCCCGCCGCCCGGAACCGCCGCCGGGTCGCCACGGCCGCCGCGCTCGCGTCGGCCGTCGAGTGGTACGACTACTTCGTCTTCGGTATCGCCGCCGCCCTCGTTCTCGGCGGCCTCTACTTCCCGTCCGGCAGTTCCACCGCCGGAGTGCTCGCCTCCTTCGCCACCTTCGCCGTCGGCTTCCTCGCCCGCCCGATCGGCGGGATCATCGCGGGCCACCTCGGCGACAGGCACGGCCGCAAGCCCATGCTGGTGCTCGCGCTCACGTTCATGGGTCTGGCCACCACGGGCATCGGCCTGCTGCCGACGTACGACACCATCGGCGTCGCCGCGCCGATCCTGCTCGTCACCCTCCGCGTCGTACAGGGCATCGCGGTCGGCGCCCAGTGGGGCGGCGCGATGCTGCTGGCCACCGAGTACGCCCCCGAGGGCAAGCGCGGTGTCTACGGCAGCCTCGTCCAACTCGGCGTACCCATCGGCGTGGTGACCGCGAACACGGTCTTCCTGCTGGCCGGGGCGTTCACCACGGACTCCGCCTTCGCCTCCTGGGGCTGGCGCATCCCCTTCGTCGTCGGCCTGTTCGTCCTCGCCCTCGCCCGGTACATCCACACCAGGGTCGAGGAGACACCCGAATTCTGCGCCGCCGAGAAGGCGTTGGCCGAGAAGGAGAAGTCCGGGCACACCTCGCCGCTGCGCAGCATCGTCCGTGACCACCTCGGCACGGTGTTCCTCGCCGGCGGCTCCTTCGCCGTCAACACCGCCACCTTCTACATCCTGATCACCGGTGTCCTGGACTACACGACCCGCGACCTCGGCATGAAGCGCGACGCCGTGCTCACCGTCTCGCTCTGCGTCAGCCTCACCCAACTGATCCTGATCCCGGCCTCCGCCGCGCTCTCCGACCGCATCGGCCGCATCCGGATCTACGCGTTCGGCGCGGCCGGCATCGGGCTGTGGGCCGTGCCCATGTTCCTGCTCATCGACACCGGTTCGCTGCTGTGGCTGGCGGTCGGCACCTTCGTCGCCAGCTGCTTCCTCAGCATCATGTACGGCCCCCAGGCGGCCCTGTTCGCCGAGCTGTTCACGCCGGAGATGCGCTACACAGGCGCCTCGCTCGGCTACCAGATCGCGGCCGTGTTCGGCGGCGGTCTCGCGCCCTTCGTGATGGTGCTGCTGCTGGAGTCGACGGGCACCTCGATGGCGGTGTCCGGCTACATCGCAGGGCTCGCGGTCATCGCCCTGGTGTCCATCAAGATCCTGGCGGACAGGGCGCGTTCACCGCGCTGA
- a CDS encoding YiaA/YiaB family inner membrane protein: MSDTPVKQQSTAAFYGQAVASFAVAMVATAVGILRLDADAWVRGFLGIAVLYLVTSTFTLAKVIRDRQEAGQIVSRVDQARLDRLLAEHDPFEKL, from the coding sequence ATGAGTGACACACCGGTCAAACAGCAGAGCACGGCCGCGTTCTACGGCCAGGCCGTCGCCTCCTTCGCGGTCGCCATGGTGGCCACCGCCGTCGGGATCCTCCGGCTGGACGCCGACGCCTGGGTGCGGGGCTTCCTCGGCATCGCCGTCCTCTACCTCGTCACCTCCACCTTCACCCTCGCCAAGGTGATCCGGGACCGCCAGGAGGCCGGCCAGATCGTCAGCCGCGTCGACCAGGCACGCCTGGACCGGCTGCTGGCCGAGCACGACCCCTTCGAGAAGCTCTGA
- a CDS encoding CitMHS family transporter, translating into MLTILGFAMIATFLVLIMLKKMSPIAALVLIPALFCVCVGKGAGLGGYVLDGVTSLAPTAAMLMFAIVYFGVMIDVGLFDPIVRGILRFCKADPLRIVVGTAVLAAIVSLDGDGSTTFMITVSAMYPLYKRLKMSLVIMTGVAAMANGVMNTLPWGGPTSRAATALKLDAGDVFVPMIPALGAGLLFVLVLAYVLGRRERKRLGVLTLEEALVTERAERVEGVERVESRAVLVGAGSGHGNAARSGGGPGSGTDAEPPEGGEAADGDTATEGLDPHRPTLRPRLYWFNALLTVVLLTAMIMEWLPIPVLFLLGAALALTVNFPHMPDQKARIAAHAENVLNVSGMVFAAAVFTGVLQGTGMVDHMAAWLVGNIPDAMGPHMALVTGVLSIPLTYFMSNDGFYFGILPVLAEAGHAHGVTSLEIARASLVGQPLHMSSPLVPAVYVLAGMAKVEFGDHTRFVVKWAVLTSLVVLGAGILFGII; encoded by the coding sequence ATGCTGACCATCCTCGGCTTCGCCATGATCGCGACCTTTTTGGTCCTGATCATGCTGAAGAAGATGTCGCCGATCGCGGCGCTCGTGCTGATTCCCGCGCTGTTCTGCGTGTGCGTCGGCAAGGGCGCCGGGCTCGGCGGCTACGTCCTCGACGGCGTCACCAGCCTCGCCCCCACCGCGGCGATGCTCATGTTCGCGATCGTCTACTTCGGGGTGATGATCGACGTCGGCCTCTTCGACCCGATCGTCCGGGGCATCCTGAGGTTCTGCAAGGCCGATCCGCTCCGCATCGTCGTCGGCACGGCCGTCCTCGCCGCGATCGTCTCCCTCGACGGCGACGGCTCGACCACCTTCATGATCACCGTCTCGGCGATGTACCCGCTGTACAAGCGCCTGAAGATGAGCCTGGTCATCATGACCGGCGTGGCCGCCATGGCCAACGGCGTGATGAACACCCTGCCCTGGGGCGGCCCGACCTCCCGCGCCGCGACCGCGCTGAAGCTGGACGCCGGCGACGTCTTCGTCCCGATGATCCCGGCCCTGGGCGCCGGTCTGCTGTTCGTCCTCGTCCTCGCGTACGTCCTCGGCCGCCGCGAGCGCAAGCGCCTCGGTGTGCTGACGCTCGAGGAGGCGCTGGTGACGGAGCGGGCGGAGCGGGTGGAGGGGGTGGAGCGGGTGGAGTCGCGGGCCGTCCTGGTGGGGGCCGGTTCCGGCCACGGCAACGCGGCCCGGAGCGGCGGCGGTCCGGGTTCCGGCACCGACGCGGAACCGCCCGAGGGGGGCGAGGCCGCCGACGGCGACACGGCCACCGAGGGCCTCGACCCGCACCGCCCCACCCTGCGCCCCCGGCTGTACTGGTTCAACGCGCTGCTCACGGTCGTCCTGCTCACCGCCATGATCATGGAGTGGCTGCCGATCCCGGTGCTGTTCCTGCTCGGCGCCGCGCTCGCGCTGACCGTCAACTTCCCGCACATGCCCGACCAGAAGGCCCGCATCGCCGCCCACGCCGAGAACGTGCTCAACGTCTCCGGCATGGTCTTCGCCGCGGCCGTCTTCACCGGGGTCCTGCAGGGCACCGGCATGGTCGACCACATGGCCGCGTGGCTGGTGGGCAACATCCCCGACGCGATGGGCCCGCACATGGCCCTCGTCACCGGCGTACTGAGCATCCCGCTCACGTACTTCATGTCCAACGACGGCTTCTACTTCGGCATCCTGCCGGTGCTCGCCGAGGCGGGCCACGCGCACGGCGTCACCTCGCTGGAGATCGCCCGCGCCTCCCTCGTCGGCCAGCCGCTGCACATGTCCAGCCCGCTCGTCCCGGCCGTGTACGTCCTCGCCGGCATGGCCAAGGTCGAGTTCGGCGACCACACCCGGTTCGTCGTGAAGTGGGCCGTACTCACCTCGCTGGTGGTGCTGGGCGCGGGAATCCTGTTCGGCATCATCTGA
- a CDS encoding acyl-CoA dehydrogenase family protein produces the protein MNLGLSEEQEAVRQLARDFVEREIAPHVVAWDRAEEIDRGIVKKLGEVGFLGLTIDEEYGGSGGDHLAYCLVTEELGRGDSSVRGIVSVSLGLVAKSIAAWGSEEQKRRWLPGLTAGEHVGCFGLTEPGTGSDAGNLTTRAVREGDEYVINGTKMFITNGTWADVVLLFARSTDAPGHKGVSAFLVPADTPGLSRRTIHGKLGLRGQATAELVLEDVRVPASALVGEEGKGFTVAMSALAKGRMSVAAGCVGIAQAALDAAVRYAGEREQFGKPIAGHQLVQELISDIAVDVDAARLLTWRVADLIDRGQPFAVESSKAKLFASEAAVRAANNALQVYGGYGYIDEYPVGKLLRDARVMTLYEGTSQIQKLLIGRALTGVSAF, from the coding sequence GTGAACCTGGGACTCAGCGAGGAACAGGAAGCCGTACGGCAGCTCGCCCGGGACTTCGTGGAGCGGGAGATCGCCCCGCACGTGGTCGCCTGGGACCGTGCCGAGGAAATCGACCGGGGCATCGTGAAGAAACTCGGCGAGGTCGGCTTCCTCGGCCTGACCATCGACGAGGAGTACGGCGGCTCGGGCGGTGACCACCTCGCGTACTGCCTGGTCACCGAGGAGCTGGGGCGCGGCGACTCCTCGGTCCGCGGGATCGTCTCCGTGTCCCTCGGGCTGGTCGCCAAGTCGATCGCGGCCTGGGGAAGCGAGGAGCAGAAGCGGCGCTGGCTGCCGGGGCTGACGGCGGGCGAACACGTCGGCTGCTTCGGTCTCACCGAGCCCGGCACCGGCTCCGACGCCGGCAACCTCACCACCCGGGCCGTCCGCGAGGGCGACGAGTACGTCATCAACGGCACCAAGATGTTCATCACGAACGGCACCTGGGCCGACGTCGTCCTCCTCTTCGCCCGCTCCACGGACGCCCCCGGCCACAAGGGTGTCTCCGCCTTCCTCGTCCCGGCCGATACCCCCGGCCTGTCCCGCCGCACCATCCACGGCAAGCTCGGCCTGCGCGGCCAGGCCACCGCCGAGCTGGTCCTGGAGGACGTACGGGTGCCCGCCTCGGCGCTGGTCGGGGAGGAGGGCAAGGGCTTCACCGTCGCCATGTCCGCGCTCGCCAAGGGCCGGATGTCGGTCGCCGCGGGCTGCGTCGGCATAGCCCAGGCCGCGCTGGACGCGGCCGTGCGGTACGCGGGTGAGCGCGAGCAGTTCGGCAAGCCCATCGCAGGGCACCAGCTGGTGCAGGAACTGATCAGCGACATCGCCGTCGACGTGGACGCGGCCCGGCTGCTGACCTGGCGCGTCGCCGACCTGATCGACCGCGGGCAGCCGTTCGCCGTCGAGTCCTCCAAGGCCAAGCTCTTCGCCTCCGAGGCCGCCGTCCGCGCCGCCAACAACGCCCTCCAGGTCTACGGCGGTTACGGCTACATAGACGAGTACCCGGTCGGCAAACTCCTGCGCGACGCCCGGGTGATGACCCTCTACGAGGGCACGAGCCAGATCCAGAAGCTGCTCATCGGACGCGCCCTGACCGGGGTCTCGGCGTTCTGA